In one Helicoverpa zea isolate HzStark_Cry1AcR chromosome 5, ilHelZeax1.1, whole genome shotgun sequence genomic region, the following are encoded:
- the LOC124630394 gene encoding elongation of very long chain fatty acids protein AAEL008004-like: MALFNNSFSRTYHHLFTELADSRTNDWFLITDPVPGLTIIGLYLYFSLKWGPRYMADKKPFQLQKTLVIYNFIQVVVSCWLFHEGLDAGWLRTYSWKCQPVDFSKTPEAMRVARGVYIYFLAKMSELLDTVFFVIRKKDRQITFLHMYHHTVMPMISWGATKYYPGGHGTLIGVINSFVHIIMYTYYMFSAMGPQYQRYLFWKKYITTLQMLQFCIAFLHSAQLLFYDCGYPRWSVVFTLPNSIFFYYLFYDFYYKAYGKPTKKGAEDKKDVKEITSNGHMNGKVKTNGYANGTANGKKVN; the protein is encoded by the exons ATGGCGTTGTTCAATAATTCCTTTTCAAGAACCTACCATCACTTATTCACTGAATTAGCTG ATTCCCGAACAAACGACTGGTTCTTAATAACGGATCCAGTCCCCGGTCTCACTATCATCGGCCTGTACCTATACTTCTCGTTGAAATGGGGGCCGAGGTACATGGCAGACAAGAAGCCTTTCCAACTGCAGAAGACATTagtcatttataattttattcaagtcGTCGTTAGCTGCTGGTTGTTCCATGAG GGCCTCGACGCTGGCTGGTTGAGGACTTATAGTTGGAAATGCCAACCCGTTGACTTCTCAAAAACGCCTGAGGCTATGAGA GTAGCGAGAGGCGTCTACATATACTTCCTGGCAAAAATGTCGGAACTCCTCGACACAGTTTTCTTCGTGATCAGGAAAAAAGACAGGCAGATCACTTTCCTCCACATGTACCATCATACGGTGATGCCCATGATATCCTGGGGTGCTACGAAGTACTACCCAGGGGGTCATGGAACCCTCATAGGTGTTATAAACTCTTTCGTTCATATTATCATGTACACCTATTACATGTTCTCGGCTATGGGACCACAATACCAGAGGTACCTGTTTTGGAAGAAGTACATCACTACACTGCAAATG CTCCAGTTCTGCATCGCCTTCCTCCACTCAGCGCAGCTGCTGTTCTATGACTGCGGCTACCCTCGCTGGTCCGTCGTCTTCACTCTTCCTAACTCCATCTTCTTTTACTACCTCTTCTACGACTTCTACTACAAGGCCTATGGCAAACCTACCAAGAAAGGAGCTGAAGATAAGAAAGACGTCAAAGAAATAACAAGCAATGGTCACATGAATGGTAAAGTCAAAACCAACGGCTACGCAAACGGAACAGCCAACGgtaaaaaagttaattaa
- the LOC124630702 gene encoding elongation of very long chain fatty acids protein 7-like: MNSVIGLSPKNPSWDLNKSKYEEIDELPFMASLGPVLTILAVYLVFVLKIGPVFMRKREGYKLTHTLLIYNAIQVAISVYMVYRFFIDLIHMGLVPKKCYMNEDNSRNRILFGTYLYLSAKLSELLDTVFFVLRKKTSQITFLHLYHHTVMVIGTWALLKYWPSHTLIFIGFLNSLVHVFMYTYYGLAALGPNVAKYLWWKKYMTKFQLIQFVSIIIQYVATVRVSECPPARGVAIFVSCNTGVILLLFLNFYRQNYNKRRGGIASKLSIPAVCLHKED, translated from the exons ATGAACTCAGTCATAGGTCTCAGTCCGAAGAATCCCAGCTGggatttaaataaaagcaaat ATGAAGAAATTGACGAGCTCCCCTTCATGGCATCCCTGGGTCCAGTCCTCACAATCCTGGCGGTCTACCTGGTGTTTGTGCTGAAGATCGGCCCAGTGTTCATGAGGAAACGAGAGGGATACAAACTAACACACACACTACTTATTTATAATGCCATACAAGTCGCCATATCAGTTTATATGGTGTATAGG ttcTTTATAGACCTCATACATATGGGTCTGGTGCCTAAGAAATGTTACATGAATGAAGACAATTCGAGAAACAGG atcCTGTTCGGCACATACCTATACCTCTCAGCGAAACTGTCAGAACTTCTGGATACTGTATTCTTCGTACTTCGGAAGAAGACCAGTCAGATCACGTTCTTACATTTGTACCACCACACAGTCATGGTCATTGGCACATGGGCTTTGCTCAAATATTGGCCGTCGCATACGCTGATCTTTATTGGGTTCCTAAACTCTTTGGTACATGTCTTCATGTACACTTATTACGGATTGGCAGCGTTGGGGCCAAATGTGGCCAAATATTTGTGGTGGAAGAAGTATATGACGAAGTTTCAGCTG attcAATTCGTGTCAATTATCATCCAATATGTTGCCACAGTCAGAGTGTCAGAATGTCCTCCCGCCAGGGGAGTTGCCATTTTTGTATCTTGCAACACCGGAGTCATTCTCCTACTCTTCCTAAACTTCTATCGTCAAAACTACAATAAAAGAAGAGGGGGTATAGCAAGTAAATTGTCTATACCCGCAGTGTGCCTTCATAAAGAAGACTAg